The following is a genomic window from Solanum stenotomum isolate F172 chromosome 4, ASM1918654v1, whole genome shotgun sequence.
GTCTTGGGGGCGCCTACAATTTGGTGTTCAGCACAGCTGCTAGATGCTATCTagatcttttattttgtgtcaGTAAACAAGAGGCATCAAGTGAATATGCATTGGCTTTTGTTGTATTCTAATCAGTTGTTAATGGAGAACCGTTATATGTATGAACTTTTGTTCATTTTACAAAACGTTTTCGTGATGTCTGCAATTTCGTTTTGAACACAAGTGCTAAGTTCAGGTTTTGTTGGACTGACAAGTATTTGTACATCCTTCTGTCCATAAACCAATCCTAAAGAAACCATATCGTTTCCATCACTCTCCTTTGTTTTCTTTCATGTTCTCAATTCAATCACATGGTTGGAGAAGCTCATTCCATCtgtattttgtttttggaaGGGAACCAGTTTGTCATCACTTTAAATATCGTGAATGCTGGCATGTGACCTTTTGTGACACAATATCCTAGTTCCTCTTGTTATAACCCCCCCACCCTCCCCTCCCCTCCCCCttttttaagtgttttaaaTAAATGGTTCAATTTTAGCTCTTATGGTATTATCTTTTCTATACTGCCAACCTTCATGTCTCTTGTGCTGGATGCTGATATTTACTAATTGAACTTCTTTTACATCTTGTTGCTTGACGGCAGACTTATGACAATCCATTGCGGTCCAATCCTGCATATTCAGTTGTGAAGTGAGttgatcaccaaaaattctTTTGTTATGCTTCAAGCTGATGTGGCCGTTACTTCACGGTTAATTATATATGCATTTCATCCATAACAAGTTATGAACTTTCATTGTGGTTTCAGGCAGTACTTTGTTGACATGGATGATACTGTCCCCCAAAAGGTGAGTCCTGCTTCTTAACTTGTTCCATGggtctagaattctctacaaagaagaaaatagtaTACCCATGTTTGTTCCAATGTTCGATGAAATACTAAGACAAATTACATTTGACTACATAGAGTCTTGAGAAAGCTGGGCTTAGGATTCTCTATTTTACTACCTTGGGAGTGCAGGTGATCCAAAGAATGTACTAATAGGAATAACTTGAAAGCTAGAGTAGAGGACTATTACACTTCGATCTAGGTTTTGGGAAAATGAAGATCCCGTATTTTGTTGAATTTGACATATCTAGTGGTTCTGTGTAACATATGAACACTTTGTTATTCCACCCTTGCCACAAATTTCATCTCAGGAAACAGAATCTAAGAATTGAAATGGAATGCTTAAAGGATAAACAAAATCAAGGTATATgtcaaaaaattgagaatttacTCCATTATATAGCTTAAAGGTACAAAAAGAACATGCTGATATGATTAAGAATAGGTGTCTATTAAATCTGTATTTTATGTGTAAAAGGAGTATTATGGTAAATAGGGAGCAATACATGGAATTCCCAGAAGAGATAAGAGATCTGTAGTTTCATGTTAGTGATAGATGCTGATCTTTTGTAATATGTACCATCTTAGTACCTTTATTGGTTAAATCTTAACTTATTAAAATAAGAACATGCTCTGACTCTTCAGAATGTCCGGCCAATCATTCCGCTAGCATCTCGCATTCATGCCCCCGTTTGACTGCCGTTCGGGGATGTAGTTGTAGATAGGTTAGTCTTAGTGGGTCGTTGACTCCACCTGATATCTCCTTCTATGGCATGCTATTGCCGTCTCCATATACCACATGTCACTTAGTCATCTCTACCTCGCTGCGGGTCAGCACCCTTGAAAGAAACGGTATTAAACCCGAAACTCCTGGCAGATGGCCAGTCGCCCAAAGAAACGAAAGAATCTGTTACGTTTTTTGATATGATCTCTTCTTTTAGATAGACCAACCTAAAAGCAGTACTTTGCTCTCCTTTTCatttctttagtcttttcagtAGTTTCCAAGATGATATAGCTGTGAAGAAGCGTGAAAATTCTCTTTCATGGAATGAGCCCTTCATAACCTTTATATTCTTATGCTAGCTTGTCTTTCCATCTAGGTACCAGGGAAACTTGTATCCCCCCTCCCCCTCATTGAAGTAATGTTTAAGTCTCTTTCCAGGTTGTTGTTCACAAGGACAGTCCCAGAGGGGTGCATTTCCGGCGTGCTGGTCCACGTCAGAAGGTATGTACTATGTAATTTCCTCTGGAAAGAGCAATTCTCCTTTTTTTCATCAATCAGTAGAAGTATGAACTCACTGAGAAGCGTGCTCTTTGTTGCTCAGGTGTATTTCAGTTCGGATGATGTTCGTGCTTGTATTGTAACTTGCGGTGGTTTGTGCCCTGGGCTAAACACAGTGATCAGAGAGATTGTACATAGCCTTGATTATATGTATGGGGTCAGCAAAGTCTTTGGTATCGATGTAAGTTGTTTGAACTTCAAACTTTTATGCCTGTTTAGGCATTCTGCCTCATATGGGAAGTGATTGAGGCATGCACAGTTAGTTGCAAGGGGGTGTAGTCACTATTTGTTCGTACTTGATTCCATATTGATGAACAATGGATTCTGTACATTCACGTGCTTATGTTATTTCATAACTTATCACAGTTTTAAAGCTGGCTgctgaatatatttttttttctgcaAATGTTTTTGGCATTAGATTAGTTATTAACTTCAGCAGGTAAAGACTTTGTAGGACTAGATCAAATAGCACCACTTCTCTAAGTGAAGACTTGCAACATGCAGAGTCCCCCCAAGGTGATTTGCATCATGTGCTCAAAGAACTTGACCATATCCTTAGTCAATATTAGAGCAATTTGTAAGACTCAAACTATTAGCAATACTTATTAAGCCTGTGGTACACAGCCATTCATGAATTCCCTTActgaaaaagaatgaagatgaaTTATGGTGACTGTATCAAAACATTGAGATATAAATTGTGGCAGGTTTTGATTTTTTGGAAATAGAAATACAAAttgttaccttctcaaaaaaaaaaaacaacattgAGATATAATGCTTCTGTATTCATGTTGAATCCACTAACCGTAGAATCCAGAGGAATCAGAGGCCAGTTCTGGAGTTTGCGTTCATTCATGGTCAAACCTTCTATCTAGGAAATGATAATCTAGCTCAATCGGTTGCTAGTTCTggagttcaaaaaaaaatcagaagaCATCTTCTATCCATCTTATCACAATTATGGAAAAAGAAGGAAGCACTGCTTTGTGGGAAATGTAATATGACAACGTAAATGAGGTAGATAGAAAGATGAACTTTTGAGTGATATAAAGTTGTAATCCTTGTTAAGTTTCTATAGCATCAGTTTGCTTCAATTCTGAATAGAATACCTATAAGGAGGTGGGGATGAGATGGAGGACTCTGGTAATAATATCGATAAAAAAGATCTTGAATCTTATTGATTCATAGACAATGCTTAAAGAAACTTAAGACATAATTCAAATTGCTTAGACCTTGGGTCTAACTCAACCTCAAGTTAGCATCTAGTACAAGGACACCAATTTGCTTTGTGTGGCAAGTTTAGATTGGAAAACAGATTCTTGTTGCTGTTTTGTTTTTGAGCCATTTTTGGctattaaatataaatgtttGACAATTGGAGATTGATATGGCCTCTTTTATTCTGTTTTCACATCTTCCTCTTGGAAAAGTTTTATATTGCACTTGATTGGCAGCTGATACTgtaattctttttcaaaaggGAGGCTACAGGGGTTTCTATTCCAAGAATATCATCAATTTGACACCAAAAACTGTTAATGACATTCATAAACGTGGTGGTACAATTCTTGGATCATCACGAGGAGGCCATGATACCACAAAGATTGTTGACAGCATACAGGACCGTGGAATTAATCAGGTATCTCTAGTGCGAGATTGTCCATAAACAAGTTTTCTTTGAGATAAGTTGTCCATCCATAAATAGGTGTCGGAACTGGCAAAATACTTTTCCGCTTTCATCTCTCACCATTCAAGCTATGATTTTCTCAACCTTTTGCAAAAGCTGCTTATTAATGAAGAAGGAACTATACTGGTCATGAAAATCTTCTTTGGGGGTAAAGAAAGTTGAGCTTCTGTTAGCATGCTTGTTGTATTCATGCAAAAGACTTTATCTGGAAAAGAAGCTAGAGGGAGAAAAGGGGTTTAGGAATAGAATTTTAGCTTTGTCACAAAAAATATGATCTTTAGGGATGAACTTGCTGTTTATACCAGAAGTCAGTGTCCTCCGAGGCGAATCTTCTATCTCACTGCAAAATGTCTTGAGTGTGGTTTTGTCACTCAATAAATTTCCGCTGGCTATAACTTGTGTTTTTTACTGGTAAGGTTTATATAATCGGTGGTGATGGAACTCAGAAAGGAGCAGCTGTAATATATGAGGTATGTTATTTCCTGGAAATTCCAGCTTCAAGATTTTAAAGATGCCAGCTCAAATAGTTTCATTTTGAGGGAAACAAGGTGCTCATGGATTGTATTGTGTTGCTGAGCTTTTTGGCACTCTGCTCAGAGTTTTGAAAACCAATTCTTTTATTAGGTCGTTGAGGTGATATAATCACTTAACAGTCTCTTGAATTATGCTATCTGTGACAGTCTGTATTACATGTTTACATCACCTTAATCCTCCTTTAGCATACATCAGTTAAGCTCGTGGATAGTATATATACCTATATATTGTACTAAGTTTGTCCGACTTTGATGGCTTTTGCATATCGACCTAATAGTTTCCAGGGGTTTGCTATTCTCTTGAAATTTCATGTGGTTTTagtatgatttttaaatatcaGGTTGCAAGGTgctttttgatcattttttgcCAATAATACGAAGCAGCCATTTTTCTATGCTTTACCTTTTGCATCTGATTTTGACTGATGATATAGTCCTTGTTTTGGGTATTCTCAATACTTTGGTTGGTGGAAGAGTACTTATCCTCTGGCAAGCTTATACAATCCTACTGCCATTTTGCAGGAAATCAGGCGGCGTGGTCTCAAAGTAATTGTTGCTGGGATCCCAAAGACAATTGATAATGATATCCCTGTAATTCTCTTCTCTTCAGCACCacttgattttttcttttttttgtttccatttAATAAACAGTTTAAATAATCTCAGGAAATACAGTTTGATGTTTCTTGCAAATGAGAAACATAAATGTATTCCGCAGCACAGTACTTGTTATTAAGTCTTCAAAAGCCTCAGCTTGGGCTACCATCTCTTATTTGATCAAGCCAAATTGAGCTCTTCATTTATGGCTGCTGGTCtgtgaaaataaaacttttttctGTTTTCAGGTTATCGACAAGTCATTTGGTTTTGATACTGCTGTAGAGGAGGCTCAACGTGCCATAAATGCAGCTCATGTTGAAGCTGAAAGTGCTGAAAATGGTATTGGTGTGGTGAAGCTAATGGGACGCTATAGTGGTATTGTGCACCTTGACCTTGAAATCTTATTAACCCATAGCCAATAGTCTAGTTATGACAAGTTTTTTCCAAGTTCTCATGAGTCATGGAGAGCATTTATTGTCCATCTCTGCTGCATAACATCTCTTGCACAGTGTTGGTAAATTTTGCTCTTTAAAAATTATTGCTTCTGAGTTAGTAGATGCAAACTAgataatggtaataaataataaGGTCTGCTTATCTAAGCTCTAGGACAATCATTTTGATGTGGAGAATAGCTTATAATATTTGCAGTGATATCTCAGTAACAGTGCCCTGTAAAGTTATTTTTCCAATgcttatatttaatttttcctGGCTTAGTTCAAATTTCTGGAATTTTGTTGCAGGATTCATCGCAATGTATGCCACTTTGGCGAGCAGAGATGTTGATCTCTGTTTAATTCCAGAGTCACCCTTTTATCTTGAAGGAGATGGTGGACTCTTCGAATACATTGAAAAACGGCTCAAAGAAAATGGGCACATGGTTATTGTGATAGCTGAAGGAGCAGGGCAAGAACTTCTTGCAGAAGAGAATGCGCAT
Proteins encoded in this region:
- the LOC125861907 gene encoding ATP-dependent 6-phosphofructokinase 6-like, with the protein product MGTESNYQMKVVKGDYGYVLEDVPHLTDYIPDLPTYDNPLRSNPAYSVVKQYFVDMDDTVPQKVVVHKDSPRGVHFRRAGPRQKVYFSSDDVRACIVTCGGLCPGLNTVIREIVHSLDYMYGVSKVFGIDGGYRGFYSKNIINLTPKTVNDIHKRGGTILGSSRGGHDTTKIVDSIQDRGINQVYIIGGDGTQKGAAVIYEEIRRRGLKVIVAGIPKTIDNDIPVIDKSFGFDTAVEEAQRAINAAHVEAESAENGIGVVKLMGRYSGFIAMYATLASRDVDLCLIPESPFYLEGDGGLFEYIEKRLKENGHMVIVIAEGAGQELLAEENAHAKKEQDASGNKLLQDVGLWISQKIRDHFAKQTKMCITLKYIDPTYMIRAVPSNASDNVYCTLLAQSCVHGAMAGYTGFTSGLVNGRQTYIPFNRITEKQNMVVITDRMWARLLSSTNQPSFLRVKDIEEIKKEEQPQTQLLDGDNNAHENSGH